The nucleotide sequence AAAATAAATGCATAATTTATCACTCTGTGGATTCTGGGGATAGTCCATTtcaaaacaaataatatttgataGTTTTTCTGaatcttaattaattatttttattacttcttCAGTGAAAATGAATTCACAGGACACAACCGATAATGTCTCAACAATAAATTCACCTAACATATCTACAAGAACCAAAAATTGGGTCCAATTTGAAGATGAAACACCTGTTAAAGATAATGGCACTTTGGAAGAAAAAACTAAAATAAGTGCTGCAGCTGTAATAAAACCTGAATCAGTTACAGTAGATGTTGAGAAAATTGGTAAAAATGTTGATAAAGTAGATAATCGACAAATGAAAAACAATGAGTATAAAGGAGCTGTGATATCAACTGAATCCGTCCAGATTAATTTAGATAGATCAGGCTTAAGTCGGTCTATCACATCCGAAAGTCCAGATCTTAATTTGCCGTCCGAAATAAAAGTTTCCGATCCTAAAAGTGCTTCTCTGAAAACAATCGATCTCCGAGATGTGTCTAATGGCAGAAGtgctataaataatattataagtacACCTATTGGAAATATTAGACAAGGTTTTGCTAATGGGGATACTATAGTTACTCTTTTACCAGTTAATACTAGATGGCCATGGATCACTCCTGCCAAATTTCGACCAGAATTAGTTCCAGAGGAATTAATGGCTCAAGGCTTAACGGTAAatcattcataaaattatacCTTTTCATATTTAGTTATTACATAGTCAATAGTTtaactattattaaattaaaaatatattttctttttgtatATGATGTTTTGCATTATTTTACAGTTATACATAACTTGTAATATATCTATTACAGCTTACAGTAGAAGATTACGTACATATTATGGAGTTGCTTGTGAATGATGTACGTTTTAATATGTACAATGTATGCTACAAAAGAATCCTTGTCCTTTGGATATTTACTGCATTTATTGTATTGCTTGGCTTATTATTTTCTGGAGTAACTGGCCTTACTTTATTTGGGCTCGGCATTATGTGGTTAGTCCTAAATGCTGCTGCAATATTCTTTTGCATGTTTATCAAGATAAAATTAAATCATAATCTTGAGAAATGTATGGCTCAAGTCAACAAGCATTTACTTCGACATAAAATATTGCTTGGATTGGATGATAGAGGGAAGATTTCTTGTCACAAAGTCAATCtctgttttatatattttgatacCACAGATTGCATCGTAAGTGTAATTATATATGcagttaatttaaataattacagcttaatgttttgtgataacttattttatttattgtatcttAATAGTATACAAAAATGGCGCTTTTTGGTGCAAACAAAACATTTATCTACTAAAGTTTATGcaatataaagaaaatttattttatgacagAAAAAATTACAAGAAGTTATAGAACGTGAAGAACGCGAGGGAAGAATAATCGGCGAAGATGGAAATTCTGAAATGCGTAGGAAAAGGGAATTACAGCAGCGAATGGATATTGATGATAGCGATATTGTCATACAGGGCAGCACAACCACTAGAATCTCTCGTAAGCAGGTAAGCTCCTTTTTAACCAGGTAATTGTATTTTAGTTAAACTTACTAATTTATAtcaagtttcattttatttatttacatttgttGTAAGTAACTGAgattaatgtttttattttccatattttatgaataaaacaatatattttcttttatattagcaattttatattacaatattttcttttatttttttgtaaaatgaaatacaaaCTATTAGGGTAAAAGTGAACAAGTATTCTGCCGTTATGTACAACGTTGGGCAAAGGATTATTTACGTCGGCGTTTGGATTGGACAGTTGATGAGGAAGGAGGAAATCCTTCTTCACCTCGCCATTTAGCATCAGCTTTATGTCCGTGTCAATATATAGAAGAATGGCTACGTAATAAGTCGCGTGTTCAGGGCAGAGATTTTTGTCCTTCCTGGAGTAGTTTTCTTAAAGATAGAggcatttaaagaaaaattattaaatatgcatATAAAAATAGCAAAGACAGTATTGCTcatagcaatttaaaaaatgtttttaaaatctTACGCTatagtttattataattatttcaatatcattttaatgataaatattttcttaaagaGAACTTTAAATAACAGAATATCATACTTAAACGCAATAGAACTTAAATAGCTTTGTAACTATATTTGtagataatatagataatattattaaaatcaaatgaataatacaaatttatatttgtacaagTTAACGAAAATAAGTCACATTAGAAGTTACAGCTACTTACTATTACTTTGTACTTAATTATATgagatttttgtttttaaaattatcaattacagttaaaattatatatcatattgatattaagaaacattttttattcgTATGTTTACTGTAAATTGGATTAATAAGAATGATAAAAGTTTAAAGttcttttaaatgaaatttaatattgtttaaattttaaataattcgatGCTACTTTTTATTGtactattttgttaaatttatataaaacttgCACGTTTTATcacttacacatatgtgtacattacaagtttgcttttaatattttatatcagtaaatcaattgtatataatatttaaatatcaaaaaataatcTAAACGTGCACATTTGACATATGTACTTAATGAATATGTGTAAAGTGGTGAAtggtataataatatgattaataatataatagtagttAAAACTTGTTTAGGTTACTAAACTTATAaatcaaatgaaaatttatcTTTAATGAGCAGTGTAGttcttgaaatttatgaaataattcaaaGAAGTAGACTGAACTTACCTGTGGCAGGAACTAAagtacttaaatttaaaaaatataactacAGTTCATTATGTTTGAACAGTTTATTTTTTACATACAACAGATTTTAAGCTTTACAGATGagtttattattaatgtataaaaaatcaatttatCACTTTAGCTCTAGGTACTGAATGATGATGGTATGTGTTGACAGGAACGGGCGGAGTTGCTGTTGCTGAGGTATGCATCTCGATGGGCACACCACTTTGTGCGCCGCAGACTTGATCTGGTTATAGACTCACAGGAACGAAATAGAGACATCGCCGGTCTATCTGTTTCTCCACGACATTGTGTCTCCGCCCGTTGTCCTTGTCAATTCATTGAGGACCATCTCAAATACAAGCCTAGAGGCAAGTTAATATTTCGTACGTTCTTTTTAATGCCGAATTTTGATGGCAAATGACTGGGATAAATTGCTTAACGTATATAGTTCAATTGCAATTACAGATAATTGATCAGTTGATTATTATGTTCCTATCtactttttattatatacacataaaacattttattacaagttacatttagatattattttttttatgatagttataattaaaaactattttgaaattgattttCATATTTCGTCTTTTACGCACAAGAGAATAATGTTTCTAATGACATTCACCATTTTACAACATATAGTAGcacattattttcaatattaaataatgttaaaGGAATAAATTATACATAACGTTAATACTTAAAAGAGAAGAAACAGTATAATCATTCCAttgttactatattactattcataaatttaattatttcaaaatttttaaaaaataattgttaaacacTTTTATGACCATTTGATGGAAATGATATATACATATCATATAtacaacatatatttttttaatatatgtttattGCTTTCCAGTGTtgatattagaaaattatacataaattatatataacttagaaaatttttatttttttaaatttaattttatctttatttCTAAAAAGAAATTCCTGCATACATCTTAGTTAAGACAATTACAAGTAAAGACTTGATATTAAAGCAgctataaacattttatacaattgtttatacattttataattattatctatGATTAACCATCATAATGTTGTAAAAGGCATACAATGTTCAACTTACATATCTGAATTCCGTCCTAATTGAATGTAACAGTACATTATATAagaatgtaattaatatattgtatactTTTATGAATAAGGCTATTCTACTTTTATATAACAAAAATGTAAAGCATTTTTATATCattgttaaaaatgttataaataaagaTAAGTACACAATATATATGTTTCCTTGGTGGaggtatgattgtattcatgTAAAAAGCTATTTCATTAAAGTAATAgttattacatataaaatatattgttagTTTTAGTTTCCAAATATACCTATAAAGTTCAGTGTATGTATTTTTCTAAAACATAGGTATTTGTTACTAACCACTGACTAATCCAGGGATCTGTTGCTTGCATGCAGCTGGACAAAAGACAGTGTGCTTTGATATTTTATCTCGCAATCATTCACATATTGTGAATACATGAAAATCATTCACAAATTGGTACAGGTGTAAGTATAGCTTAACTTGTATTTTCgccatatacatacatgtttaaATGAACACATTACGATTTACGAAAATACATTGCTTTATACGCacttatttatgtacatattactTTACTTATGTTTTATAACTACAAAACTTTGCTATAAAGAAAAAGTTCTTTGtagaaattaattgttaattatatattattttaaactagTGATACAGAAtactaatttcaaatatttgcccAATTTTTTTCAGGATACCCACCTGGCTTTACATGGTGTGCTTATCTTAATGACCCATTAGCTAGGTATGATGTTACATTAGGCGTCCCTAATTAACAGTGTTAATAATTTACTTAATGCACAACAGTATTTATTAAGATATTTTTAAACAGTGTAATCATATCAAAACttactttcttattttttataagcACATGTGATACATCTACTAGGGTAATTACAGTGCCTTTTAAGtatctataaatattatattcagaATTTACAATTAAGACATTTTTCTAATTGTAAGATTCTATGTTAGTCCAAATTTTATGCATCAATTCCATATATTATGCACACACATTAAACTGACATGCATATACAGGTATATATAATGTAAAATGGCAACTATTATATGtagcatttatttttatacagtattaattatacatgttataatgttatagatattttatataaaagaatatattatttacacatacatattaaaacattaaaaagtaACTATAATCATTCTGTATAAACATATAAGTTGTATTTTGTTATACTAATGATTAAATTAGTactaaattagaaataaatactTTGTATGTTTATATGTTTCCTTTGCAAGAAATAATcaacaaatataacaaattcatGTAATCAGAGCAGCCTGTGCTTGTTTTCTAATGTCATCTGCAAGTCTTCTTATTTCAGTATTGTCTATTTGCAATTGTTGTTCTTTGCTTTCAAGCATAGTTTCTAAATGTTGTAATCGTTGTTTTGTATTTAagtacattttcattttctgaTACGTATCAGAAATGTTTGCATTTGTTTGGTTTTCTCCAATGATTTCatctaaaagtaaaattttattcatttaacaATGTAAcagtacataaatatatactcttaactatataaaaataattaaacatttttcttaTAACATTTTCCTAATATCACTTTAATGATTGTGTTGAcaatgaatatataaataataaaacctttatttattattttgaatgctACATCATCTATAGCAGCATTGTTTAGATCTTCCAATACATGTTCAGAGTTAGGAATGGGAGGCCTTGgcggtaaattattttttttattactaaacATACTTAATTTAACAATATGACACTTATTTCACTTCAATTAATTATCATATTTATCTATAGCTgatcaaaaattcaaatatcatGTAAACTAcacatttattttcttatttcaatAATTGCAATGTCAAGCCGGTATATCCAGTGATCTTTTAGTaatagtatatatttttatattcctcaattcttccagttattcatatatttttgttcacTGTATACACTATCATGAAATAACGAGGAAGCTGGTAAACAGCCGCTTGAACTCAGCCAAGTTGCTCGAATGAAGTATAATTTCTGCTGACAGGTACTATACATATGATATTTATTTGTGCATCAAGTTTTTACTCTCTAACTTATCTACGCATCGGTCATTCTCTCTAGTTGTATGGTATCGCGCAGTATTCAAACTGCGTTGAAAATTGTGCCGGTATGAATTATTCTTtgttacatatgtaaatatttcaaataagtaAATGATGCTATGATTGCAATACTTTAATCGTATAAAAtctaataagaaaatatttgagaaaACTAGTTgtatatttctattatagtgCAGATATTAATACAATTTCTTTAGCGTTTATTTAGGTACACGACCGTGAGTAACATGCCGCCAAAGCGAAATCGAGTTCCAAAGGTtagataattgtattatttatttacataaagttattgttaatttaacatgactatgTACCATTGAAATACtccattttataaatataaaattttagcacttttacttaaatatacatgtaacattttaatattattttaacattgcTTTATACACAAAAAtgtgtacttttattttattttcaattaggaAAATGGTGCTGAAGACAAAactgaaaagaagaaaaaagtgaCAAAGTCACAAGAAACATCTAGTAGAAAGTCTAAACGTACTGCAAGCAGTACTGAAGAGCCTGCATCGAAACGTGCCAAAACAGAGCCAAAGCCAGTAATGAATAAAGTAGACACAGATTTGAATGAaactgattttgattgtgacaAGCTGAATGCTGaaggaaataaatataatttaaaaatttctagttGGAATGTTTCTGGTATAAGGGCACTTATCAAAGTTTGTATAATACTTGCatcattttattacattattttttggcaagtaattttttttgtaatattttgtcaTTACATTTATGCAGAAAAGTGGAATGGAATACATTATGAAAGAAGATGCAGATATAGTTGCATTGCAAGAAACCAAATGTGATAAAAACAAATTACCAGAAGAAGTTAAATTGAAAGGATATCATCATTACTTCCTTGATAGTAAGAAGGCTGgttattgtggtgttgcattatATACAAAACAGAAACCAATTGATATACAATATGGTTTGAAGAATTCTGAATTTGATGATGAAGGCAGATTAATTACAGcagaatacccaaatttctatttccttaatGTTTGTAAGTTATTCAGTATTAAAATCTTTTACAAATATcttttttaatgatatttactatatgtaataattacatattaatagATGTACCTAATGCTGGTCAAAAATTAGTAACACTACCAAAAAGATTACAATGGAATGAAGCCTTTAAGAGTTATGTAAAGCAATTAGATGAAAAAAAACCAGTCATTATTTGTGGTGATATGAATGTTGCTCATCAAGAAATAGGTAATGATATCCTAcagttcataattttattatgtacagtaaataatttcaggaatttataagtttcaaatttattgtaCTGTAGATCTTACAAATCCTAAAACGAATACAAAAAATGCTGGATTTACTAAAGAAGAACGAGAAGGTATGACAGATTTTTTGGCTGCAGGATTTGTGGATACATTTAGATCTTTATATCCTGATAAAACAGGAGCTTATACATTTTGGTCATATTTTGCTAATGCACGCAGTAAAAATATAGGATGGTGAGTACTTTACAATTAGTTGAATGATATGGATGttactattaattataaaatatatatatatataaatatacattacatCCTTCCTTACACAGGAGACTGGATTATTTTTTGGTATCagagaaaatcaaaaataaagtttGTGACAATGTTATAAGGGATAAGATATATGGCAGTGATCATTGTCCAATTGTGCTTTTCGTTAATATATAAGATTCAACTTTTTATACTTAAATTACATGTAATTGTGTGTATGTAATTTAACGAGtttcttatatttattatattttttttttaagaataaaatttcattaattaaatatttcttttcattttttattttgactatacataaaaaattaattgttcagAATGAATAGTTTGCTAAATTTGTATGTATTCACTTTCATATTTCTTATGCGCGTTATGAATATGTTTATGTTAGAACAATTTCATTACTTATGCTTGGTTAGGTTAGAAATATTACAAACTACATATGCATAACCTTATCTGTACAAACCGAAGTATGCTGAATGTGCTGAACCAATCACATTTAATATGCATATAAtgaatttgaatacttgaacatATTGTTTTTATTCGACTGCATTACATATTGTTATTCCTGtaacaattttatgaaaataataataaaaacttttaaattgtcTTTAAATGATTTCTCTAACCTGTACAATTTTAGCTCGATATTTAGTAAACTAACTTCTGAGGaaatacaaaatgtaaataaacaCATTACACTTTATTGCTACAAGTTTAAAGACTGAAgtgaaaattgttaataaaaatgaagtggTAAATCGTAATTAAAGATGACATGGAAAATACAAAACATCATTAGATTGCATAAATGCgaatgtttcatttatttttttttatggacAAGTGCTATTCTACATTCAATTTATAATGTGTTTTTAACTAGTACTTGTAAGAATTTAAACATATTCTGTTTATAAAGATTTGcaactaatattttaatattaaaatattgctttaatattattcataaatttcagattttgatgGTTACAATGATGTATATAATGATTTTGCACCAGGATGGACGTGGATTGGAAAGAAACAAGATGTTTCTGATCAAGAATGGAAAATGTGGATACCATTAATGATTAAATTAATACCATGGatatttattcatcattttGTTAGTTTTCTTGTTAAGATTTTATCAAATGTTGTGGTATGAATTTTTTGGTATTACATATGATTCAATGTTTCTATCTTAtattatctttttatttattatgttatcTTTACAGGTATTATGCACTTGGTATATCTTTATgtctatttcatttttatattatttaattggaGCATTAGGTACATTATGTATTGTCATACAATTAAGTATGTTGTACATCTTAACATATAGACAAAGTAGATTGATTATATGGCTGATAAATacgttatttttatttctgatacATTTTCTGAAAATTCCGGATGGTACTTTTCAAAGTACATTTAAGTTTAACGATGAAGAACATTATATTTTAACTCTTGTAATGTGTTGGATACAGTTAAGAAGCATTAGTTATAGTATAGATAATATTGAACAACATTTAGACAGTGACTGTGAtatcaaattttacttttttaacaattttttatgcaAATTAGCATACTGTTTATATTTACCAACATTATCCTTAGGACCATTGATTTTATATCATGAATTCATGAATTCTGTATGTATTTTACTTTACTTAAAAATTAGGTATTTACTTTATAtctattaaatataaatcatattcAAATCTTTATAGCTAAAAAGACCATTTCAAATCTGGAAATTATCAGATTTTGGGTACTTTTTCCTTCAAGTGTTCAGATACAttttttggatattttttacaaacttttggttgcattttctatatttcaatgCTATGCAGTATCACCCTGAGGTAAAAGTACAATTTTAGacgcaataattttattaaaatttaattaactccTGTATGTTATACTAGGTTGTCAAAACTTTAAATCCATGGGCTTTATATGGATTAGGATACTGCATGGGacaatttttcttaataaagTATGTTATAGTGTATGGTCTTAATCATACTTTATGTgctatagataatataaaagCACCAACTCAGCCTAAATGTATAGCAAGGATTCATTTGTACTCTGATATGTGGAAGTATTTTGATAAaggtttatacaaatttttagtaaGGTACAATTCTTGTAACAGAATCATAGATATATACTAActaaatatatcaaaataatataGAAGTTATAAAACTTCTTCAACAATTTATTTTCAGATATATTTATGTGCCTCTGTTAAagtcaaattataataaattatttgcttCTTTCTTGTGCTTTACATTTGTTTTTATATGGCATGGaatgcaaataaatatttttatttgggcAGCCCTTAATTTTATTGGattaaatattgaaagtatAATGAGATCATTTGGGagacaaaaattttttataaatataaagacAACATATACATCAGAAATTAATGGCAGACGACTCGATTGTATTTTAGCAAGTCCCCTTTTAATTATATCAGTAATAtctaatttttacttttttgctGGAGAAGAAATTGGAAGTATTTACGTCTACAGAATATTACATGGtattagtttattatatttcatacgaACACAAAAGAATTCActacataaattttttataaaattttaaattagcaaaattTCGTATGTATTTTGTTACAGATCCTCCATATACCACATTTATTTTACTCTTCTTTTTATATTGTTGCTGTCAAGTATCTACAGATGTAAAACGTTgggaattgtaaaaatttccaaagctgTAGTATTGTAAAGAAAAAACTGAATATCGAGTTTTctaaaattacattttacaaaatatgattTGGGAGAGGATTTGATTATCAATTacataataaaatcatttttaaatattttattaagtacaAAAAGAGTATAAAAATACAGtgtataactaaaattattcttcATATTAACATCGTTATAATCGTTTAATGTTTACtatagtaataaaaaatgagTAGAAAGtttatacttaaatatttttttgtataattattacaacatttgtttcatattatataatatggataataaaaattgattttgtattattaataattaaccgTATAATATACACAAGGCACATTATCTTTCACAGTGTACAAATGTTAATGTAAAATAATcttttacttattaattttatattttatacaataaataaacaactGGCTTTTGTAAATGTTGTTTTTCACATTTCAATAGAATTATATCTTTTTTTAAGGAGAGTATTTATATCCTAAACTAATGTAATGATTCAAgaaaaatatacgaatttgtAGATTGTAATTTTACCAGCAAATTTCAAATGACAAAAAGAGTAAAGGCATTGATAATGAATATTGACTTTGACTATTCAGTGCTTAGCTGTTTGTGATAAAGATATTTTTAACCAATATTTACAGTTACTACTCAGATAAACAATACGTTCATTTTTCTacaattaatttgaatatttaca is from Megachile rotundata isolate GNS110a chromosome 2, iyMegRotu1, whole genome shotgun sequence and encodes:
- the rasp gene encoding protein-cysteine N-palmitoyltransferase Rasp isoform X1, with amino-acid sequence MTWKIQNIIRLHKCECFIYFFLWTSAILHSIYNVFLTSTYFDGYNDVYNDFAPGWTWIGKKQDVSDQEWKMWIPLMIKLIPWIFIHHFVSFLVKILSNVVVLCTWYIFMSISFLYYLIGALGTLCIVIQLSMLYILTYRQSRLIIWLINTLFLFLIHFLKIPDGTFQSTFKFNDEEHYILTLVMCWIQLRSISYSIDNIEQHLDSDCDIKFYFFNNFLCKLAYCLYLPTLSLGPLILYHEFMNSLKRPFQIWKLSDFGYFFLQVFRYIFWIFFTNFWLHFLYFNAMQYHPEVVKTLNPWALYGLGYCMGQFFLIKYVIVYGLNHTLCAIDNIKAPTQPKCIARIHLYSDMWKYFDKGLYKFLVRYIYVPLLKSNYNKLFASFLCFTFVFIWHGMQINIFIWAALNFIGLNIESIMRSFGRQKFFINIKTTYTSEINGRRLDCILASPLLIISVISNFYFFAGEEIGSIYVYRILHDPPYTTFILLFFLYCCCQVSTDVKRWEL
- the rasp gene encoding protein-cysteine N-palmitoyltransferase Rasp isoform X3, whose translation is MTWKIQNIIRLHKCECFIYFFLWTSAILHSIYNVFLTSTYFDGYNDVYNDFAPGWTWIGKKQDVSDQEWKMWIPLMIKLIPWIFIHHFVSFLVKILSNVVLKRPFQIWKLSDFGYFFLQVFRYIFWIFFTNFWLHFLYFNAMQYHPEVVKTLNPWALYGLGYCMGQFFLIKYVIVYGLNHTLCAIDNIKAPTQPKCIARIHLYSDMWKYFDKGLYKFLVRYIYVPLLKSNYNKLFASFLCFTFVFIWHGMQINIFIWAALNFIGLNIESIMRSFGRQKFFINIKTTYTSEINGRRLDCILASPLLIISVISNFYFFAGEEIGSIYVYRILHDPPYTTFILLFFLYCCCQVSTDVKRWEL
- the rasp gene encoding protein-cysteine N-palmitoyltransferase Rasp isoform X2 gives rise to the protein MWIPLMIKLIPWIFIHHFVSFLVKILSNVVVLCTWYIFMSISFLYYLIGALGTLCIVIQLSMLYILTYRQSRLIIWLINTLFLFLIHFLKIPDGTFQSTFKFNDEEHYILTLVMCWIQLRSISYSIDNIEQHLDSDCDIKFYFFNNFLCKLAYCLYLPTLSLGPLILYHEFMNSLKRPFQIWKLSDFGYFFLQVFRYIFWIFFTNFWLHFLYFNAMQYHPEVVKTLNPWALYGLGYCMGQFFLIKYVIVYGLNHTLCAIDNIKAPTQPKCIARIHLYSDMWKYFDKGLYKFLVRYIYVPLLKSNYNKLFASFLCFTFVFIWHGMQINIFIWAALNFIGLNIESIMRSFGRQKFFINIKTTYTSEINGRRLDCILASPLLIISVISNFYFFAGEEIGSIYVYRILHDPPYTTFILLFFLYCCCQVSTDVKRWEL